A single region of the Limisphaerales bacterium genome encodes:
- a CDS encoding FAD-dependent oxidoreductase, giving the protein MSDRDHDILIIGGGVIGLCCGWYLSNAGRTVTILDRDPTRRESCSDENAGMVVPSHFIPLAAPGVIAQGLKWMLNPKSPFYLRPRLDPALWSWCWQFFRHANARHVEDTKQLLADISLESRRLFLELADELPFDLTTRGLMMLCRTEAGLEEEAQVAALAREVGVEAEVCDAARVRELDPDAQMDVAGAVWFAQDCHLDPLKFLEALRHGIRAKGGRFIEGECTEFERNGQRLTGIRTAHGEKHTADHIVLAGGAWTPELTRQLDLRIPMQGGKGYSLTLRNPAELPRLCSLLKEARVAVTPMGNKLRVGGTMEICGTDLSVNRTRLQGIIEGFCQFFPAFSPDDFTGIEPWSGLRPCTPDGLPCIGLIPGTQNATVATGHNMLGLSLGPVTGRLVADQLAGQPAPAFDAQRLDPRRFV; this is encoded by the coding sequence GTGTCTGATCGCGACCACGACATTCTCATTATCGGCGGCGGCGTGATTGGCCTGTGCTGTGGGTGGTATCTTTCCAATGCCGGCCGCACGGTCACCATTCTCGATCGCGACCCCACGCGCCGCGAGTCGTGTTCCGATGAAAACGCCGGCATGGTCGTGCCCAGCCATTTCATCCCGCTTGCGGCGCCCGGCGTCATCGCGCAGGGGCTCAAGTGGATGCTCAATCCGAAGAGCCCGTTTTACCTGCGGCCACGGCTGGATCCCGCGCTCTGGAGTTGGTGCTGGCAATTCTTTCGGCACGCCAATGCGCGGCATGTCGAGGACACCAAACAATTACTCGCCGACATCAGTCTCGAAAGCCGGCGCTTGTTTCTGGAGTTGGCCGATGAACTTCCATTCGATCTCACCACGCGCGGCCTGATGATGCTGTGCCGCACCGAGGCCGGCCTTGAGGAGGAGGCTCAGGTTGCCGCGCTGGCACGGGAAGTGGGCGTGGAAGCCGAGGTATGCGACGCCGCGCGCGTGCGCGAGTTGGATCCTGATGCGCAGATGGATGTGGCCGGTGCCGTGTGGTTCGCGCAGGATTGCCACCTCGATCCGCTGAAATTTCTCGAAGCCCTACGCCATGGCATCCGCGCCAAGGGCGGTCGCTTCATTGAAGGCGAATGCACCGAGTTCGAACGCAACGGCCAACGTCTCACCGGCATTCGCACCGCCCATGGCGAAAAGCACACCGCCGATCACATCGTCCTCGCTGGCGGCGCGTGGACGCCCGAACTCACGCGCCAACTCGACCTGCGCATTCCCATGCAGGGCGGCAAAGGCTACTCGCTCACCCTGCGCAATCCCGCCGAGCTGCCGCGTCTGTGTTCGTTGCTCAAGGAAGCGCGCGTTGCCGTCACCCCAATGGGCAACAAGCTTCGCGTTGGTGGCACCATGGAAATCTGCGGCACGGATTTATCAGTGAACCGCACCCGCCTGCAGGGGATCATCGAAGGCTTCTGTCAGTTTTTCCCCGCCTTCAGCCCGGACGACTTCACCGGCATCGAGCCGTGGTCCGGCCTGCGCCCCTGCACCCCCGACGGGCTCCCCTGCATCGGCCTCATCCCCGGCACGCAGAACGCCACCGTCGCCACCGGCCACAACATGCTCGGCCTCAGCCTCGGCCCCGTCACCGGCCGA